The genomic region TCGAGGACAAACCGGCGTTCGGCGGGAAGAAAACGGACATCCTTCAGCTTGAGAACGGCGTCCTGGCAATGGGCGGAAATTGCGGCCAGATCCTCTGCATCCAGTGCAACCAGCTTTCTTCGGTTTTCCTTCATGGCAGCTTCCTGCGTACCCGGTTCGGGGTGCATGTTTACCTTCGCCGTTGAGGTAGAAAAGCTGACGTTGAAAAGCAAGGCTTTCGATGGTCGCAGAGCTTGAGCGGTATTTTCCCGTTTGATGGCGATCAGGCCGAAATCCGCTCTACGGCGGCGCCGCAGGCTGACAGTTTTTGTTCCAGATGTTCAAAGCCGCGATCGAGATGGTAAACGCGTGTAATCGTCGTATCCCCTTCTGCAACCAGTCCTGCCATGACAAGGGAAACCGAGGCACGCAGATCGGTTGCCATTACCTGTGCACCTTTCAGGGCAGAAGGGCCGTGAACGGTGGCTTCCTGCCCGTCCAGGGTGATCTGGGCGCCGAGACGGGCAAGCTCCTGAACGTGCATGAAGCGGTTTTCAAAAATCGTTTCGCGTATCGTGCTGGTCCCTTCTGCCTGGGTCATCAGCGCCATGAACTGTGCCTGCAGATCGGTTGGAAAGCCCGGAAAGGGTTCGGTGGTCACATCGACGGGCTTGATGCCATGGCCGTTGCGCATGACGCGGATGCCGTCGTTTTTCTCCTCGATCTCGACTCCTGCGCGCACCAGCACATCCAGTGCGTTCTGCAGCAAGGATGCCTGGGCACCTTTTAGCAGCACTTCCCCGCCGGCAATCGCCGCCGCCATGGCATAGGTGCCGGTTTCGATCCGGTCCGGCAATACCCGGTGGCGTGCGCCGTGAAGCGCCTCGACACCCTCAATCGTGAGGGTCGATGTTCCCGCGCCACTGATTTGCGCGCCCATGGCAATCAGGCAATTGGCAAGGTCGGTGACTTCGGGTTCGCGCGCGCAGTTGCGCAAGACGGTTTTCCCCTTCGCCAGGGTCGCCGCCATCATGGCCACATGGGTAGCGCCGACGGAAACCTTGGAGAACGTGTAGTCGGCGCCTGTCAGGCCGCCTGTAGCCTCGGCAACGGCATAGCCGCCATCAATGGTGATTTTGGCGCCCAGGGCTTGGAGACTGTCGATGAACAGGTCTACCGGCCGCGTGCCGATGGCACAGCCGCCGGGCAGCGAGACCTTGGCCTTGTGCATGCGGGCAAGCAGCGGGCCGATAACCCAGAAGCTGGCGCGCATTTTCGAGACAAGGTCATAAGGCGCGGTGGTATCGACGATCTCGCCCGCCGTAAAGGCAATGTTGCGGCCCTGCTGGCCATTGTGCGCGCGCCGCTTGCCTTCGACGTGATAATCCACGCCATGATTGGTCAGGATGCGGATCAGCGACTCCACATCGGCAAGATGGGGGACATTTTCAAGGATGAGCTCATCGGCAGTCAGCAGCGAAGCGATCATCAGGGGCAGGGCTGCGTTCTTGGCGCCGGAGATCGGAATTACGCCATTCAGGCGGTGGCCGCCCGTTACCTTGATACTGTCCATGAAACCCGATCCCTACCTGCTTCTTTGCCACTTTCGGACGGAATGTTGGCCACAGCAGGGCAGGTTCAAACAATCACCGCCCTGCCGGCGCGTGCCTGCTCGGCGCCGTGCCCTGACCTCGTTTTGAAAGATGCAAGCTCTTAGCCGAAAGCCCCTACCGCATCAAGCAGTTGGTTTCCGAAGGGTTAACCTGAGCCCGTCCAAGCGGCAATTTTGTCAGCTTCCGGACTCTTTTCCCCGGTTGCGGGGCTTCAGGGCATCGTGCCGTGCCTGTGGCCGGGCCGGGGCCTCGCCGCTATCGGCTTTGGCAGTAATGCCGCGCAGCGCGCCCTTGCGCCGTTTCAGGTTTTCCCGCAATGCCTGCTTGCGGCGGTCGGGTTCGGGTTTGGAAGTGTTCTTGTCAGTTGCCATGATCGTAAAACCGGACCTGCCGCCCTGCTGCCCGGGCAGGGAATTCTGCGCTTGCAACACCCCTGCCCATATGGCAGAAGGCACGCGGTTTCGCAAACGGCCATGGCTTCTGCCTGACTGGCGTTGAGACGTTTTTAGCTTTGGCGAAACCCTGCCGGACGCTGCTGTAGCTCAGAGGTAGAGCACTCCCTTGGTAAGGGAGAGGTCGAGAGTTCGATTCTCTCCAGCAGCACCAGCTACCCATATAACTACTTGTTTTTATTACAAAAATCTAGTTTTATTTTTTTCAGACCCCCGTTTAGCCCACCCTTATTAGTGCGATGATATGGGCTGGTATGAACCGCTACGTTGAGTTTATAGACCAGCCAAGCTATTGAGAGCACCCAAACACCACCACCGCACTCGTCACCGTCATCGGCAGCAGTGGTCCCAACACATCCAACCCCAACACGCCCTGCACCAGTGCGGGTGAGCCATAGACATCCACATCACGAAGCACACAATCGCCAAGCCGCAAATTGGTGAGCCGGTAGCGGGTGATCTGGTGGGTGACGTTATTCGGAAGCAAAATGGTCTCGGTGCTGAGGGGCGAGAGACCGAGCGCCTGAAGTGTTGTCTCATCGAGAATGGTCACTGCCGCACCCGTATCAAAGATCAGTGGCACCGTGGCGTCTTTGCCAGCCTGACCAGCAATAGAGACCTCCACCAGAAACACCTGTGCTGGGGTGCTGAATAGGAGCGGCACCGCTGTCTGCTTGCCGGTACATCCCGCCAATACCAACACCCCGAGAAACCACCACCACTTCACCACACCACCGCCTTGTGCACAGAGCGGTGAAACAGAATTGGTAATTGTGTTGTATGCTGAGGTGGGTGGCTGGTTTTGGGGCTATCGAGAGGCGCTTTAGCGCGTTCCTTGAACTCTCCCAGTCACCGGTATGTCCTTGCAATGACAGTGATTGCAGAGCCGTGCAACTGAATTACCAATTCTGTTGCAAGGCTTCCTCCTATGAAATCCACCCCCGTGTCCATGCAACTTCATGCCGCCAGTGGTGCGCGGCTCTACCTCAATCGCCACGAGCGACTGAGCTTCATGCGGGTAGCCAAAACAGCCCCCATACCCACCCGAAGCCTCTGCCTCACCCTTGCCTATACAGGGTGCCGTGTCAGCGAAGCCCTCGCCCTGCAGGGCAGTGCCATAGACACCACCAACAACGTCATAGCTTTCCGGTCATTGAAGAAACGCCAGAAGCTCCATATCAGGGAAGTGCCGGTGCCACCGGCACTGATCAAACTGCTGTCAGCCGACCATACCCTCACCGAGCAAGCCCTCGACCAACGACTCTGGCAGATCAGCCGCACCACCGCCTGGCGGCGTATCAAACGGGTGATGGCAACTGCCCACGTGACCGGCATTCATGCCTCACCCAAGGGCTTGCGCCATGGCTTTGGGGTCGCCGCCATTCAAGCCGGTGTGCCGCTTAATCTCCTCCAGAAATGGATGGGACACGCCAATATCGGTGTCACGGCTATCTATGCCAATGCCATGGGACCGGAAGAATACGCGGTGGCGAAACGGATGTGGTGAGGACATACCAAAACACCACCCGTATGTGGGTGGTGTATGTGGGGACATTGTGGGTCAGAGCGGTTCATGCTGTTGCAGAAGCCAGCCACATCCGTCCGTGACTCCATGTCTATCCTTTAGGGATAGGATTTAGCGCGGGGGCTGATAGCTAGAAGCGCCAGCCCCAGCGCTTCAAAGTATATGGTGTTGCGCGGCTCCGGCTCCCAGATACGCCGAGGCTTGGGAACCCATGGCAATAACTCGGGAAACCGCTCTGCCAGAGCAACCGCTTCATCATACTTGTTCTTGAAGCGTTTCACTCGCTCCACGGATACATCGAGCAGGTAGTTATGCTCTCCGATCCGCTCTATAGCGGCAATGAGCGAACGGGTCTTGGCACTCTTGCTACTCTCTGCCTGTACTTTCTCAGTTACCAGCACATCGGGCTTCAAATCATTGATCAGGCGTTGCGCATAGCCTGCCGCCTGCTCAGTTGAGACGCTGGCTTTGCGCGACAAGCCCCAGTCTTTCAGCTTCTCGCCGATGAGATAGACATAGCCGATTTTGCCGGTGGCAACGGCAATCGCCAGCACCTTAAGCCGCGCCATTCTCCGATTCACTTAGGTGGGCTGATAGCTGGTTTAGCGTGTGCTGGCGGTTGGGGCGGGGCAGCCAGTGCGTGGGCGCATCCGGCAGTGATGGCAGACGCTCGGCGAGTTCCGTACGGGCACTGGCAAACGCCTCTCCAAACAGGCGCTCAAAGGAACGTCCGTAGAGCAGTGAGAGCGTGCAAATGCTCTGAATGGACGGTGTACTGCGTCCGCTTTCAAAGCGTGAGATAAGTGAGGGATGCACATCCAGAAGATGCGCGCAATCGACCTGGGTGAGACCCGCTTTGCGGCGGGCGACCCGCAGATCCAAGGCAAAGGTGTTGTTCATAAGGTGGTGCTTAAACTGTTAAAGCTCGTCCAGTTTAAGACCGGCATCGTTTCGGGCGTAGTACCCCCAATGTGCAGTATTGGCACTAAGACCAGTCTAGACACAACACCATCCGCTCTGTCTGGTGAGCGTTGGTTGGAGGGGTGAAACCCCTCCAATCACAAACCGAGCGGATGGTATTACAGTCCTAGTGCCAGTGTGTTTTCCTAGGCGGGATGATACCGGTTTCTTGCAAACCGATACAAGCAGGCTCCACTGACGATTACCGCACATGAAGCCTTCTTTCTTAGAGACGAATGGCGCGTAGACTTCTGTCATGAACGACCAACCAGAACACGTCCGCCAGTTTCTGGCAATTTGCTGGCGCATGTATCAGCGGATGGAGCGCGAGGGCACGTGGGCATTTGGTGACCTGGATGCGCCACCACTGCCGCCAACATCTCGGGGATAGACTGGGGGATACCGTATCCCCCTAGAACAATGAGCCTATCCCTCAACACCGCCACTCATAGCAGCCCATACGTTCACCATCAGGGTGGCGGGAATCAGTGAGTGAATTGTCGCCGTGCCCAAGCGGCGGCAATTCGGCTCGCACCCATGCTTTGTCAGCCGCTCGCAATAACCAAAACAATGTATGAACCAGTATTTCGCTTATGTACGCGTCTCCACTCCCAAACAGGGTGAAGGCGTCTCACTCGAAGCCCAGCGGGAAGCGATAGAACGCTACGCCGCCGCCCATAGTCTCACCATCACCCAGTGGTTTGAAGAAAAAGAAACTGCCGCCAAAGCTGGGCGTCCGGTCTTTTTGTCCATGATCAAAGCCCTCCGCAATGGGGAAGCTACGGGCTTGATCATGCACAAGATCGACCGCAGTGCCCGCAATGGCGCTGACTGGCTGGCGATTGGTGAACTGTCTGATGCCGGCACCGATGTCCGCTTTGCCACCGAGAGCCTCGATTTTCGCTCCCGCAGTGGACGGCTCTCGGCTGACATCCAAGCCGTCATCGCCGCAGACTACATCCGCAATCTGCGCGAAGAGACCGTCAAAGGCATCAACGGGCGATTGAAGCAGGGTCTGTATCCGTTCAAAGCCCCGATCGGGTATTGCGATAACGGTGGCGGGAAACCCAAAACCCCTGACCCACTGCGGGCACCGCTTATCCAGCAGGTCTTTGAACTCTACGCCAGTGGGGAATACTCACTGCGCAGTTTGGTGATGGAAATGGACGAGCGCGGGTTGCGCAACCAGGGTGGCAAGCCACTCTCCAAGCATGGCATCGAAACCATCCTCGCCAACCCCTTCTACACCGGACTGATCCGCATCAAGACAACCGGTGAGACCTATCAGGGTGTGCATGAGCCGCTGATACCGGTTTCTTTGTTTGATACCGTTGCAGACGTGCGGGCAGGCAAATGCGGCAAGAAGGTCACCAAACACCGCCACACCTATCGCGGGCTGTTTCGGTGTACCTTGTGTGGCTATGCCATGATCCCCGAGCGGCAAAAATCATACGTATACTACCGCTGTCAAACCACGCAGTGTCCCACCACCTGTGTGCGGGAGGACGTGTTGGAAGCAGCGGTGGCTGACCTTCTGGAGCGGGTGGCGTTATCGCCCGAAGACATTACCCGCATTACCGAAGAGATCGAAGCGTGGAACAGCAAACAGACTGCCCACGATCCCCGTGACGGTATCCGCCTCCAGCTGGAGCACACCAAGCGGCGGCTGGATCGCCTCACGGATGCTCTCATTGATCAGCTGATTGACAAAGACACCTTCACCAACCGCAAGCAGTCCTTGGAACTTGAACGCTTGCGTCTTGAGAAATCGCTCGCCAAGCAAACCGAGGCACATGTCGAACCTGACCGTATCCGGTACTTCCTCGAACGGATAAAAAGCCTGAAAACCATGTTTATTTCAGCGATTGCCACGGAAAGACGGGAGATCGTGCGCTGGGCAACATCGAACTGTCTGGTGGAGCGAAAAAACGTATATCTAGAGCCAGCTAATTGGCTGGTAGCAGTGGAAGCTGTGCGCAGTGGCACCGATGGTGACCCTCACAGCCCCAATCCTCGAAGCAGGCAGGAAATGATTGAAGCGCTGATTGTAGCGGAAAGAGCAGTGTCAGCGACCGAAGGTTTGTTATCTCTTCCTTGAGATGATTCAATAGCACGAGAGCGTCGTCCTCCACTGTTACACAGAACACTGAACTTCCGGTTTTGAAGTGGCTTTATCCTGGATGAAGCGTACAGTTCTGCATTAAGAAAAGAGCACAAACCAATGATGCTGGAGGGGCACCTTGAAGAACAATTTGCACTTATTGCGCAGGGAGATGAGCGCATGGTGCGCAACAATT from Salaquimonas pukyongi harbors:
- a CDS encoding helix-turn-helix transcriptional regulator; translation: MDLRVARRKAGLTQVDCAHLLDVHPSLISRFESGRSTPSIQSICTLSLLYGRSFERLFGEAFASARTELAERLPSLPDAPTHWLPRPNRQHTLNQLSAHLSESENGAA
- a CDS encoding recombinase family protein encodes the protein MNQYFAYVRVSTPKQGEGVSLEAQREAIERYAAAHSLTITQWFEEKETAAKAGRPVFLSMIKALRNGEATGLIMHKIDRSARNGADWLAIGELSDAGTDVRFATESLDFRSRSGRLSADIQAVIAADYIRNLREETVKGINGRLKQGLYPFKAPIGYCDNGGGKPKTPDPLRAPLIQQVFELYASGEYSLRSLVMEMDERGLRNQGGKPLSKHGIETILANPFYTGLIRIKTTGETYQGVHEPLIPVSLFDTVADVRAGKCGKKVTKHRHTYRGLFRCTLCGYAMIPERQKSYVYYRCQTTQCPTTCVREDVLEAAVADLLERVALSPEDITRITEEIEAWNSKQTAHDPRDGIRLQLEHTKRRLDRLTDALIDQLIDKDTFTNRKQSLELERLRLEKSLAKQTEAHVEPDRIRYFLERIKSLKTMFISAIATERREIVRWATSNCLVERKNVYLEPANWLVAVEAVRSGTDGDPHSPNPRSRQEMIEALIVAERAVSATEGLLSLP
- a CDS encoding tyrosine-type recombinase/integrase, coding for MKSTPVSMQLHAASGARLYLNRHERLSFMRVAKTAPIPTRSLCLTLAYTGCRVSEALALQGSAIDTTNNVIAFRSLKKRQKLHIREVPVPPALIKLLSADHTLTEQALDQRLWQISRTTAWRRIKRVMATAHVTGIHASPKGLRHGFGVAAIQAGVPLNLLQKWMGHANIGVTAIYANAMGPEEYAVAKRMW
- a CDS encoding retropepsin-like aspartic protease, whose amino-acid sequence is MKWWWFLGVLVLAGCTGKQTAVPLLFSTPAQVFLVEVSIAGQAGKDATVPLIFDTGAAVTILDETTLQALGLSPLSTETILLPNNVTHQITRYRLTNLRLGDCVLRDVDVYGSPALVQGVLGLDVLGPLLPMTVTSAVVVFGCSQ
- the murA gene encoding UDP-N-acetylglucosamine 1-carboxyvinyltransferase; this encodes MDSIKVTGGHRLNGVIPISGAKNAALPLMIASLLTADELILENVPHLADVESLIRILTNHGVDYHVEGKRRAHNGQQGRNIAFTAGEIVDTTAPYDLVSKMRASFWVIGPLLARMHKAKVSLPGGCAIGTRPVDLFIDSLQALGAKITIDGGYAVAEATGGLTGADYTFSKVSVGATHVAMMAATLAKGKTVLRNCAREPEVTDLANCLIAMGAQISGAGTSTLTIEGVEALHGARHRVLPDRIETGTYAMAAAIAGGEVLLKGAQASLLQNALDVLVRAGVEIEEKNDGIRVMRNGHGIKPVDVTTEPFPGFPTDLQAQFMALMTQAEGTSTIRETIFENRFMHVQELARLGAQITLDGQEATVHGPSALKGAQVMATDLRASVSLVMAGLVAEGDTTITRVYHLDRGFEHLEQKLSACGAAVERISA